The Meriones unguiculatus strain TT.TT164.6M chromosome 9, Bangor_MerUng_6.1, whole genome shotgun sequence genome window below encodes:
- the Fezf2 gene encoding fez family zinc finger protein 2, translated as MASSASLETMVPPACPRAGASPATSKTLAFSIERIMAKTSEPRAPFEPRPAALEADSGQSKKLLNLCSPLPCMIPLQPLGYEVPSKTLLSYSEFWKSSLRAGGGGGGGGGGGPVCGASGLCKTNCGVCCKAELGLAPSALPAGRVIKPQVINQAVGLPAGGSLYYFNYLDSSAYPPSELLGGHLFPSGLLNAQAPTSLAAHPKLFLLDNAKLASLTADKFPHPAPYPHKERLPAPLEQVLKENSALTADRGGIKSHSKLPGGSADSKPKNFTCEVCGKVFNAHYNLTRHMPVHTGARPFVCKVCGKGFRQASTLCRHKIIHTQEKPHKCNQCGKAFNRSSTLNTHIRIHAGYKPFVCEFCGKGFHQKGNYKNHKLTHSGEKQYKCTICNKAFHQVYNLTFHMHTHNDKKPFTCATCGKGFCRNFDLKKHVRKLHDSVGPPATPSAKDLARTVQS; from the exons ATGGCCAGCTCAGCTTCCCTGGAGACCATGGTGCCCCCGGCCTGCCCGCGCGCTGGAGCGTCACCGGCCACTTCCAAAACCCTGGCCTTCTCCATCGAGCGCATCATGGCGAAGACGTCCGAGCCCCGAGCGCCCTTCGAGCCCCGGCCCGCCGCGCTGGAGGCGGACAGCGGCCAGAGCAAGAAGCTGCTCAACCTCTGCTCGCCGCTGCCCTGCATGATCCCCCTCCAGCCCCTGGGCTACGAGGTGCCGTCCAAGACACTGCTCAGCTACTCGGagttctggaaaagcagcctcCGGGcgggcggaggaggaggaggcggcggcgggggGGGCCCAGTGTGCGGCGCCAGCGGCTTGTGCAAAACCAACTGTGGCGTGTGCTGCAAGGCCGAGCTGGGCCTGGCGCCCTCGGCGCTGCCGGCCGGCCGGGTCATCAAGCCGCAGGTCATCAACCAGGCGGTGGGGCTGCCGGCCGGCGGCTCGCTCTACTACTTCAACTACCTGGACTCCAGCGCCTACCCTCCGTCGGAGCTCCTCGGAGGCCACCTCTTCCCATCCGGCCTCCTCAACGCCCAGGCCCCCACCTCCCTGGCCGCTCACCCCAAGCTTTTCCTGCTGGACAACGCCAAACTGGCCAGCCTGACTGCGGACAAGTTCCCCCACCCGGCTCCCTACCCCCACAAGGAGCGCCTGCCCGCGCCTCTGGAGCAGGTGCTGAAGGAGAACTCGGCTCTGACCGCTGACCGAGGGGGAATCAAGAGCCACAGCAAACTGCCGGGGGGCTCTGCCGACAGCAAACCCAAAAACTTCACCTGCGAGGTGTGCGGCAAG GTGTTCAATGCTCACTATAACCTCACCCGCCACATGCCCGTCCACACGGGAGCTAGACCGTTTGTGTGCAAAGTCTGTGGCAAAGGCTTCCGCCAGGCCAGCACTCTCTGCAGGCACAAAATTATCCACACCCAG GAGAAGCCCCACAAGTGTAACCAGTGCGGCAAAGCCTTCAACCGCAGCTCCACGCTCAACACGCACATCCGCATCCACGCGGGCTACAAGCCCTTCGTCTGCGAATTCTGCGGCAAGGGCTTTCACCAAAAAG GGAACTACAAGAACCACAAGCTCACCCACAGCGGCGAGAAGCAGTACAAATGCACCATCTGCAACAAGGCCTTCCACCAGGTCTACAACCTGACcttccacatgcacacccacaaCGACAAGAAGCCTTTCACCTGCGCCACGTGCGGCAAGGGCTTTTGCAGAAACTTTGACTTAAAGAAACATGTGCGCAAACTTCACGACAGCGTGGGTCCCCCCGCCACGCCCTCTGCGAAGGACCTAGCCAGGACAGTTCAGAGTTGA